The region ACTGCGCATATCGTGAAGGGGTATACTGCACGGACTACGCCAGGACACAGGAGGATGAAAGGTGTTTCTCAACGATGAACCCGCAGGCCCCTCGACTCCGCCCGCCGGGGCCCTCGACGACCTCGATAGGAAGATCGTCACGCAGCTAGCCGAAGATGGTAGGCGGTCGTATCGCCATATCGCCCAGAACTTGGGGATAGCCGAAGGAACCGCGCGGTTCCGAGCGAACCGCCTCATGGAAGAGGGCTACATCCGGGTGACGGCCGTCGGGAACGCCATGCGGTTCGGGATCACGGTGATGGCCCTAACGATGTTGCGTGTGGAGCCGGGTCACGTCACGGAAGTCGCCGAGAAGCTGGCGACCTACCGCAACGTCCGCTTCGTCGGGATGTCCTTCGGCTCCGCGGACGTCATCATCCAGACCCTCCACCGGTCTCAGAAGGACCTCCACCGGTTCCTGGTCAACGAGGTGCCAGCGGCAGCACCAGCCATCAAGAGCATGGAGACCTTCCAACTGGCCGAAGTGGTCAAGAGCTCATGGGACTGGGAAGCGTGGCTCAACCTCGCGAGCACCCCGGTCGCCGCCGCGGAGTAGTCGTCATGAACTTAGCCGTCACCTATCCGACTCGCCGCTCCCCCCTCCTGGCGGGCAACGTCGTCGCGACCTCGCAGCCTCTCGCCGCTCAGGCGGGCCTCCGCATGCTCCTCGCGGGCGGCAATGCCGTGGACGCCGCCATCGCCGCGGCCATCACCCTCACGGTGGTGGAGC is a window of Trueperaceae bacterium DNA encoding:
- a CDS encoding Lrp/AsnC family transcriptional regulator; translation: MFLNDEPAGPSTPPAGALDDLDRKIVTQLAEDGRRSYRHIAQNLGIAEGTARFRANRLMEEGYIRVTAVGNAMRFGITVMALTMLRVEPGHVTEVAEKLATYRNVRFVGMSFGSADVIIQTLHRSQKDLHRFLVNEVPAAAPAIKSMETFQLAEVVKSSWDWEAWLNLASTPVAAAE